One Citrus sinensis cultivar Valencia sweet orange chromosome 5, DVS_A1.0, whole genome shotgun sequence genomic window, atgttttcttttcattatttagtattttcttttcattattttaattttttaaataaaaaaaggaacaaaagtaGGATCTATAAAAATGGTAGCACCCGCTGCCATTTATGTCGTCCTTCTTTcgttcatttgtttgtttagcactactaaattaataaatcatgagattgaaatttttaaaagaaaaatttcttgtagAGTTATTAGATTATTAGTCTGTGGAAGATCTTAACTTTGCTCGCTCGTTGAATATAttaatcatttgaaaaaagacCCAATATAtcaaacattttctttctaagattttatatatgtatgtatgtatgtatgtataacaATTGGGcatcaataatataataaaaaaatgaaagagagaatGACGAAACTTACCGATGAAAGATGAGTACAATGTCAAAGTCCTCTGTTCCGTAAAGCTAGCTATAGATTAAATAGATAGTTGACGGGCTTTATCGTGGGGAGTAAGGGTAATACTcgaattagaaaaataactttagGCTATTTTTGTCAATTCCTAATTTTCTGAAGTAGAAGTGAGTCCAAGACTGAACCACTGGCAATGGAAAAAACAACACAACACCGCGCAGGCAGATGACTTGATGATATCTATTTTAATGCGGCAAAATTTCAGTAACATGAGAAATCAGAATGACACATTTGCCCGACATCCAATCGCATATTACAAAAATCCCTCATCACAAAAACTATCTGAAACAACACTCAGAATTGAATGTACGATTACAACAAAGCAAGACTGCAAATCAACCAACTTGGTCCTACATCATCAGAAAACACCTCACTCAAAATGCACCAAAAGACGCTCTTGTTATTTACAACCAAATTCGCCGTAAAGGACAATACATTTTAGGCCTGGtccctttaattttcaagGCTTGTACGTCTCTGTCAAGCATTAGCGACGGCAAAGCTTTGCACGCCGAGGCTGTCAAGTCTGGTGCAGATACTGAAGTCATGATTGGAACTTCATTGGTTAACATGTACGCAAAATGCGGCGATATATTAGCTTCCCGTAatgtgtttgatgaaatgccTGACAGAAATGTGGTTACGTGGAATGCTATGATCGGTGGGTATTTGAAACATGGGAATACAGATTCTGCATTTGGGTTATTTGCTCAGATGTTGGAAAGAACAGAAGTAACTTGGATAGAGATGATTGATGGGCTTGCAAGGAGTGGGGATACGGTTAAagctagaatcttgtttgacAAGGTACCGGTAGAGTTGAAGAACGTGGTCACTTGGACTGTTATGATTGATGGGTATGCGAGTAGTGGGGAGATGGAGGCTGCCAGAGAACTTTTTGAGGTGATGCCACAAAGGAATTGCTACGTGTGGTCATCCATGATTTCGGGTTATTTCAATAGAGGCGATGTAAAGGAAGCTCAGGCCATGTTTAATCGGATTCCAGTCAGGAATTtggtgaattggaattcatTGATTTCTGGGTTAGCACAAAACGGGTTCTTTGAGGAGGCATTGGAAGTTTTTTGGAAAATGCAAGGTGAGAGGATTGAGCCGGATGAAGTCACTTTTGCAAGTATTTTATCAGCATGTGCTCATTTGGGGTGGTTGGATACCGGTAAAGAAATTCACAGTATGATTGATAAGAAGATGATAAAGCTTAATCAGTTTGTTTTGAATGCTTTGGTTGATATGTATGCGAAGTGTGGGGATTTAGCCAATGCAAGATCCATTTTTGAAGAAATGGTGCACAGGAACGTTGTCTGTTGGAACTCTCTGATCTCAGGTTTTGCCACTCATGGACACTGCAAAGAGGCCCTTGAGTTTTTCAGTAGAATGGAGATCACAAATGAGATGCCTGATAAGATCACATTTTTGTCTGTTCTTTCAGCTTGTGCACATGGGGGTTTCGTTGATGAAGGCTTGGAAATTTTCTCCAAGATGGAGAATTATGGCTTGGCACCAGGCATCCAGCATTATGGGTGCTTAGTTGATCTCCTGGGACGTGCAGGACGATTAAAAGATGCTTACAATTTGATCAAAACAATGCCAATGAAGCCAAATGATGCAGTTTGGGGGGCACTGCTTGGAGCTTGTCGGATTCATGCAGACACAGATATGGTAGAACAGATTATGGAAGAGCTGAGCGCATCAAATTCTACCTCGGACTCCGGTGATGATTCACATTATGTACTGCTGTCAAACATTTATGCTGGTTCTGATAGATGGGAGAGGGCTGAATCAATGAGGCTGGTCATGGCAAAGAAAGGGCTTCAAAAGATTCCGGGTCGCAGTTTAGTTATGCTTAACAATGTTGTGCAGCACATTACTACTGTTACTGGACAAGATTAAAGGTATTGAGTAGCGTAAAAACCAATCTGAAGGCAAAAGCCAGCGGGTGAACTTTGTAGCTATTTAGCTGTTTCAATTTTAAGCCTATTATGTCATCACTTCCATGAATTTTGATGGGTACACTGGAGAAATGTTCAATGACAGACTATCGGTTCAATTGAGTGTTAAAAATGCAAGCCTGAAGCTGCCTAAAATGGAAGATTTTCATACCTATGTAATCTAACTATTAATCAACTGTACTGTAGATACACACTCTGTTGTACTTatagatttttcctttttcccaaAATGAATATTGtgaacaaaattatataacCTTCATTTGAATCCTTCTTTTCCTAGTAATCAAGAATCACAGTATATAAGATATACATACTCTATTTAAGCACTCTGAAATCAGAGTTCCAACTAGACAACACGAAAAGAGTCTGCTATCTTCTTCAAATCCGTGTAGTGCCTCTTCCATTGAAGACCTACAAAATCATTGCAGCAAGTCCAGTTTCTCCAACAGTGTTATAATTCTGCATTTATGATATTACAGAAAGTAGGGTAAAATACCATACCATTTCCAGTTACACTGAACAAGTAAAGACGATTTCCAGCCGCAGTTGCTGTTATCAGTACATGAGGTGGCTCCAACTCGTATCGGTAGTATGTCCGTCCAGAGTGCTCTTCTACATTCATGCTCAAAACCTTCCCCTCAACATTTTCCCCTATGACTTCTGGTCCAAATGCATTAATCACTTTTTCTGGAGGTCCAATCTTTTCAATTGTAGCGTCATCACCAAGATCTATAATCATAAACAGAAGCGCCAGAAAAATGTAAGATGTTGAAAAATGTAACTGTAGAGCTCGGTGTAATTTAAGTTCTAGTTGAATTGTGTGGGAACCGAATCTATTCAAACTCTCTGCAAAATCTGATAGCAGAAAACTAATAGAATAGAAATCTTAGCAAATGAAGCTAGAGCTTACCATCTGCAAATCTGAGAACGGGAGCAACAATAACAAATAACCGTCCTTTCTTTGGGCTTGCAAATCTCAAGTCAATCTCTGTGCCACCCAGATCCGCGATTGATACTGGAACCTATGATGTAGAAAAAAGAGAATCCgggaaataaacaaaatcaattatgtgaaagagaaagaagaaaaggaaacaGAGACTTCTgcaaacatttacataaagaAAACACTTGTGATGATGAAACAGGAGTATAAAAATACAAGTATAGAGCTAAGACTATGAGTCAAGTACGGAGCTTGGCACCTCATCCCATTCTTGAGGAACTGAAAAGAGATATGGAATGATTGGACTCCATCCAACACCATGCCCTCCAGATTTATCATCTGGTCTTCGATAAGTCCTCCAACCTGTCTGAGTGAATATTTATCTATTAAGGTGCCATAAACATACAAATAGGAAAGCAAAGGAATCCAGGATGCAAGCTGTTTTGAGATTCAGTTTCTGCTTGGTTTTAGTATCAATAGACAAACTTTTACATCCAATTCCAGCCGTATACAAGGACTGTGTTATCTTTACAATTTacttatataattatgaacatAAATTACTTCTTATATCCTAAACTGAAAAGAGGTATGAAAGGCGCCGCTAACCATGCAATGAACAAGCTGCACACAATCAACTTTCGGTACGAATATCATTCAACAATCtggatctttttttttttttaaagttcatGGGAATGCATGTTTAAATCATGATACATCAGTTTGTCAATCTAAGACATAcccaaataagaaaagaaatgaaaacttTTGCTGTTGCATGATAATATCTTaagtataaaacaaaaaaacagaGAAATAGAATGGATGTAACAACAAAAACTAACCTTGTTCATCAGGTTCAGACAAACCAGGTACCCTCCCAGCTAGAAGGCCTTGCTTCACAACAGCCAATCCATCTGCTGGAAACCCCAAAACTGCAGAGGATATTAAAGAAGCCCCTGATACTAAAACTGATCTTCTCTTCATAACCCCATCAACAGAGTCACTCCCCGTTGAACATGCAACAGCTTTAACCCTTGAAATCCCATTTTCTACCGAAGATATTTGAGCAAGAAAGCTGCAGCTACTGAACAAAGTTGTTCCCATTTTCCCTTAGTCCTTAAACCCTTTAATACCAGCGCTTTTTTAAGCGCGAATTCGAGAGAAAACTAGTGGCTTGGTGtatcaaagaaaatattctAGAGAGAATTGAAGGCGTTAAATGcccctttttttgttttgggctCTTGTTTTTGTGGACGTGGAGTCACTGCAGTTGTCGTTGCAGATTCTTTCtgatagaaaataattgtttagaTCCTGACACGTGGTATATTGGTATTTTACCAGTTGGgtgatttttattatgtgcCCCAGTCGATATAGTTCTTCATAAAGTCAAATAAATCTCCATTTCTATTCGTCAATTGAATTAAGATTACACTATTTCTTCAGGAGTAATGATAAGTATTTCTTCAGGAGTAACGATaagtacaaattgatgtgatataataaaattaattgaattaaatatctcttaactcatataatttatttttattattttatatttttatttaatcaataaattaatgacacatttatacaagaatttatagttatatcattactctctCTTCAATGTcgaaatttttcaaaatgacaTATTTAGTTAAAACCCAACTCATAATAAATGTCAAAAACCCcaatatagatatatatatatatatatatatataattgaaaaagttaaccTAGATCAACAAGTTCAAACGCGGTCGATGTAACCCAGCAGACCCAATTAGAATGGGCTTGATCATAAACAATGTAATCAACAATCAGATAGATGTAAGGTCCGGGCAGATATATACTGAACTATTGAACTTTGTAACGAAGCAGTAAGCATGTGCGCCAACAAGAGATGAGACTGGCCACAATGCATGTGAATGCTATAATATCATTAAACATTTCTTTTACAGAAGTATACAATCAATTTGAAGCTGTCTATACAAGACTCgatataagaaaacaaaaatacctGGTCCACCTAGAGAAATACTCTATGACTATAAAGAATTAGTAGTACTACCGCCTACAGGAACCAGAAACTTTTACCAACTGAAGTAATGTGCACAGAAACGATATGGCCAAATGTGAGAGATCCTAATCATAGTCAAGGCAACCGCACAGGAAGTTTCCAGTTGTTGAATTCAACAAGGTCTCTATTCACAATAGATCCATTGTGCAGCCAGAATGTCTCAGCTGACAGGTGGAATTGCCGCACTTTCCTCTGAAGTTCCCACATTATTCCTTGCATCGCAGAACAAGGCTCTGTTTCTGGAGCATAAGCCCATAAGCACCTTATTTGCCTACCATGGGCTATCATCTGCTCGATATGTTCATCTGAAACACAGACCAAAAGTTTAGTTGTGCGATGCCTACAGATACACCTAATGAGGGAAGGAAATAAATAGAGGTTGCTGATCTAACCTGGTATTGTAGCTAGGTAATCCAAAAGTTGGCGACCTATTCGAGATGATGgccattttattgatatctgGGTGTAGTCAATGACATTCTGAAAAGGAAATTCTGCTTCATCTGATAAGATAACAGGGACGCACTCCTGTTCAGCAAGAAATGTTTTACCTTATGCAATCATTCAATGACGccaaaatttatttgacaGAGCGGGGAAGGGGcaagagagagaggagagaggCCAGTACCACAAAAAAGGACTCATAAAACCTAAGTGTCCATGATGATTCTCCTCGAGGTGCAAGACAGAACTTGGCATTGCGCAGGTGTTGAAAATATTCAATCTTTCCCAATTTTTCAGGGCCTTTAAACTTCAAATCTGGAGATTCCAACTgtttataaaatcaatatgCATACTTTCGATaccaattaagaaaaacatGGAAAGTAAATGTTATCAGATTGAAGTTCCAATAGCTGGTCTAAAGATACAAGGTTACAATGTTTGCATGCTAATCAACCATAAGATTCCAATAGCAATATGGCATAAAATAATCCTTCGGAAGCCACCTacatttaatagaaaaaagccaaaagaaaattaaaaaaagattacagAAAAGGCTGTGTTGCCGAAGCCTCACAAAGATATACATGAATTCTCATAAAAATTTACGTCATGCCATGTTGATCACCATATCAAACAATAGAACGAATTCAATTAACTACATAATATGGCATAAAATAATCCTTCAATTAACTACCAATAGCAATATGGCATAAAATAATCCTTCTGAAGCCACCTacatttaatagaaaaaagccaaaagaaaattaaaaaaagattacagAAAAGGCTGTGTTGCCGAAGCCTCACAAAGATATACATGAATTCTCATAAAAATTTACGTCATGCCATGTTGATCACCATATCAAACAATAGAACGAATTCAATTAACTACATAATATGGCATAAAATAATCCTTCAATTAACTACCAATAGCAATATGGCATAAAATAATCCTTCTGAAGCCACCTacatttaatagaaaaaagccaaaagaaaattaaaaaaagattacagAAAAGGCTGTGTTGCTGAAGCCTAACAAAGATATACATGAATTCTCATAAAAATTTACGTCACGCCATGTCGATCACCATATCAAACAATAGAACGAATTCAATTAACTACATAATATGCAAATGATTCTGAGTGTAGGCGATATAAGGAATCAAAGTCAAAGACAAATACGTTATATTGTTTCTGTGCTACTGAAGATGTTCTGTGCTGTAAAACCAAACTAATGTCAGCAACTCAACATATCTACTTTAGAAAGTCACCATTATATATATGACAGAAAACCAAGCAAGTTCTGCTTCCAAGTGCTCATGTAAAATCCCATGTACAGATGCATTTAAATGTCTCAACTGAACTATATattatgctaaaacttaaatcatAACATAAAGTTTGATGTATAAGATACCTTTATCCAGATAATTTCTAAGACACATAAAACAACATACCTGATCTGGATATTGATTTGCAAGCTCAATCAATTGAAGACGCCCAACCTTCCCTTGTGCACGACCTAAATAGTTTGCCAAGTACTTACGTTTTGATAGAGGCAAAGGCTGGACCAAGGTAAGCCCACGTTTAGTCATCCCATCATCAACGTTGCCAGGAATGATGATATCTTTCCAAGTATTAAAGGCACTTGTGTCTCTCTTATCAGTTCGATCCCCCTGCACCAACAGACAACATTCTTCAGTCAAATAATACACTAGATTAGTTTCACATGACAAATCCATAGCTTTTCTAACAAACAGGAAATCAACAGAtctaaaacttcttttgttgaTTTTACATTCCCATATTCTTATCACTAACGCCTCAAAACCTATGACAATCAATAGTGGATTAGCAATGGCGCCGAGATCCAGATAGTAGCAACATCTTAGGTTCTAAAGTAAACTGATACTGGTCACATTTTTAAACACgcaatagaaaaataagagcTCATTAAAGGGTGTTGGGAAGGATAATACCTCAGGAGTAAGAATTATCGACCGATTTATGAATGTTGCCCAAGATTTAAACAAGTGAGCTCCTGCACCACTGCAAATGTAAAAAGGCACACACACATTTGCATCAATATAAggcaaacttgaaacaaaattttactcTGCCACTACTAACTTTTTGGCATAAGAAGCACGTGACTAAACCTTGGGAAGACAAAAATGTGATCGCGGCCTCCAGATCGCCTAAAATACGGCATTTGTCTTAAGACCTGGAAACAACATATCAGTAAGAAgagcagagagagagagagggaggaggaggaggaggaaaaaaaacacatttataataaatagataaatatttATACCTTGACATAGGTTTGGTTAATCTCTTTGTCATTAAGACCTCCCATCATCCTAACACATTTTGCATACGCCGGCACAAAGAATAAATCCGcttcctctttctttttggttcgAAATCTCGATTGCAGAAGCAGCCTGTGTATTTTAACCTGCAATTCACATATTCAAAAGTACGTAATGGAATTGCAAACTGTTAGTATAATGAGTACGGGATTTAAgagtataataaataaaatgatcaaattttgggacaaaatttaaatacctGAGTGCCCCACTGGCCTTTCACGCAAGAATCAGCTGAAATGGCTCCGTCTCTGCCGTACAACAACAATTTTAGACCGTCCAGCTCGTTCTCGTCGTAGACGTAGATCTTGAGGGAGAGGTGGGACCCGTAACCTCTCTCAGGCCACGAGATTGATCTGCCGCCGTCGGATATGTGAACGTGGTTTCGATGAGATATGCCGTCCTGATTGACGGGGGAGGAGTGGCAGGGAGAAAATGATTGATCGAAGAGCCTGGTGAGGAAGAAAGTTGTGGTGACTAGTAGGAGGGCGCCGATCTGGTGCGTGCGGGTGCAGGGAGTGAAGATTCGAGATTTGTTGTTGTGTGAGCTTCCCATTTCTCTGTGTAGTAGTAACAAGCTTTAGGACGTTCAGTTAGTAAAGTTACGTGGTTTCACTGTTTGATGTTTCGGTATGAATTGAAAGGTGAACTGAGCGTCTGAGCCAGGCACTGAGTCCGCAAGAAATCAGCGTTGCGAAAATGGCGACCGTATCCAAATTTGCAGTAATTACTTATAGGTCcctaatttttagatttatattaaataagtccCTGTACCAATTTAGAAAGACCAGATTACCTTTGAAATTGGGGCATTTGATTATGCAACGCTGAAACCGCTGTTACCTGCAGGAGAAGGAAGGCATCATTAAATGTTTAGAACAACTTgtgaagaaattttattattgtaaagtttgaaattgaggtgttatattttttaaattacaattgatgtgaaaaaaattataactataaaataaaaattaataatatataataaatataaattttgaataataatttttaaattattaaaaatataataaatttttattacacaagtaaaaaattatatcaacataatttttaaattacagtagTTAGTATTTACTAAACAGTTTAGTGCTATAACTTTCAAGTTGCTTGATTATGC contains:
- the LOC102614814 gene encoding pentatricopeptide repeat-containing protein At3g21470, which encodes MTHLPDIQSHITKIPHHKNYLKQHSELNVRLQQSKTANQPTWSYIIRKHLTQNAPKDALVIYNQIRRKGQYILGLVPLIFKACTSLSSISDGKALHAEAVKSGADTEVMIGTSLVNMYAKCGDILASRNVFDEMPDRNVVTWNAMIGGYLKHGNTDSAFGLFAQMLERTEVTWIEMIDGLARSGDTVKARILFDKVPVELKNVVTWTVMIDGYASSGEMEAARELFEVMPQRNCYVWSSMISGYFNRGDVKEAQAMFNRIPVRNLVNWNSLISGLAQNGFFEEALEVFWKMQGERIEPDEVTFASILSACAHLGWLDTGKEIHSMIDKKMIKLNQFVLNALVDMYAKCGDLANARSIFEEMVHRNVVCWNSLISGFATHGHCKEALEFFSRMEITNEMPDKITFLSVLSACAHGGFVDEGLEIFSKMENYGLAPGIQHYGCLVDLLGRAGRLKDAYNLIKTMPMKPNDAVWGALLGACRIHADTDMVEQIMEELSASNSTSDSGDDSHYVLLSNIYAGSDRWERAESMRLVMAKKGLQKIPGRSLVMLNNVVQHITTVTGQD
- the LOC102614526 gene encoding psbP domain-containing protein 4, chloroplastic isoform X1; translated protein: MGTTLFSSCSFLAQISSVENGISRVKAVACSTGSDSVDGVMKRRSVLVSGASLISSAVLGFPADGLAVVKQGLLAGRVPGLSEPDEQGWRTYRRPDDKSGGHGVGWSPIIPYLFSVPQEWDEVPVSIADLGGTEIDLRFASPKKGRLFVIVAPVLRFADDLGDDATIEKIGPPEKVINAFGPEVIGENVEGKVLSMNVEEHSGRTYYRYELEPPHVLITATAAGNRLYLFSVTGNGLQWKRHYTDLKKIADSFRVV
- the LOC102614526 gene encoding psbP domain-containing protein 4, chloroplastic isoform X2 produces the protein MNKTGWRTYRRPDDKSGGHGVGWSPIIPYLFSVPQEWDEVPVSIADLGGTEIDLRFASPKKGRLFVIVAPVLRFADDLGDDATIEKIGPPEKVINAFGPEVIGENVEGKVLSMNVEEHSGRTYYRYELEPPHVLITATAAGNRLYLFSVTGNGLQWKRHYTDLKKIADSFRVV
- the LOC102615122 gene encoding probable glucuronosyltransferase GUT1 encodes the protein MGSSHNNKSRIFTPCTRTHQIGALLLVTTTFFLTRLFDQSFSPCHSSPVNQDGISHRNHVHISDGGRSISWPERGYGSHLSLKIYVYDENELDGLKLLLYGRDGAISADSCVKGQWGTQVKIHRLLLQSRFRTKKKEEADLFFVPAYAKCVRMMGGLNDKEINQTYVKVLRQMPYFRRSGGRDHIFVFPSGAGAHLFKSWATFINRSIILTPEGDRTDKRDTSAFNTWKDIIIPGNVDDGMTKRGLTLVQPLPLSKRKYLANYLGRAQGKVGRLQLIELANQYPDQLESPDLKFKGPEKLGKIEYFQHLRNAKFCLAPRGESSWTLRFYESFFVECVPVILSDEAEFPFQNVIDYTQISIKWPSSRIGRQLLDYLATIPDEHIEQMIAHGRQIRCLWAYAPETEPCSAMQGIMWELQRKVRQFHLSAETFWLHNGSIVNRDLVEFNNWKLPVRLP